A genomic region of Lycorma delicatula isolate Av1 chromosome 4, ASM4794821v1, whole genome shotgun sequence contains the following coding sequences:
- the LOC142323847 gene encoding intraflagellar transport protein 20 homolog: MSNKLSRAGLYFDELNKIRVLEPEISTQTNELKEECREFDQNITQFQTIVDGFISMISSLAQEVEKEKIKSIGAHNLTKSIAKQREAQRQQLQALIIEKTTELERLRIQHQSLLRTEMEQQDMIDQLVLHR; encoded by the exons ATGTCCAACAAACTATCAAGAGCAGGTTTATACTTTGATGAATTGAACAAGATAAGAGTACTAGAACCTGAAATTTCAACACAGACAAATGAATTAAAGGAGGAATGCAGAGAATTTGATCAAA acataACACAATTTCAAACAATAGTGGATGGATTCATATCTATGATAAGTTCATTGGCACAAGAAgttgaaaaagagaaaataaaatcaattggAGCTCATAATCTAACAAAATCAATTGCTAAACAAAGAGAAGCACAAAGACAACAATTGCAG gcacttataattgaaaaaacaacAGAGTTGGAAAGATTAAGAATTCAACACCAATCTTTATTACGGACTGAAATGGAACAACAAGATATGATCGATCAACTTGTCCTGCAcagataa